The Pan paniscus chromosome 12, NHGRI_mPanPan1-v2.0_pri, whole genome shotgun sequence genome window below encodes:
- the IL1R1 gene encoding interleukin-1 receptor type 1 isoform X2 — translation MKVLLRLICFIALLISSLEADKCKEREEKIILVSSANEIDVRPCPLNPNEHKGTITWYKDDSKTPVSTEQASRIQQHKEKLWFVPAKVEDSGHYYCVVRNSSYCLRIKITAKFVENEPNLCYNAQAIFKQKLPVAGDGGLVCPYMEFFKNENNELPKLQWYKVILF, via the exons ATGAAAGTGTTACTCAGACTTATTTGTTTCATAGCTCTACTGATTTCTTCTCTGGAGGCTG ATAAATGCAAGGAacgtgaagaaaaaataattttagtgtcATCTGCAAATGAAATTGATGTTCGTCCCTGTCCTCTTAACCCAAATGAACACAAAGGCACTATAACTTGGTATAAAGATGACAGCAAGACACCTGTATCTACAGAACAAGCCTCCAGGATTCAGCAACACAAAGAGAAACTTTGGTTTGTTCCTGCTAAGGTGGAGGATTCAGGACATTACTATTGCGTGGTAAG aaattcatcTTACTGCCTCAGAATTAAAATAACTGCAAAATTTGTGGAGAATGAGCCTAACTTATGTTATAATGCACAAGCCATATTTAAGCAGAAACTACCCGTTGCAGGAGACGGAGGACTTGTGTGCCCTTATatggagttttttaaaaatgaaaataatgagttACCTAAATTACAGTGGTataaggtaattttattttaa